A window from Flavobacterium lindanitolerans encodes these proteins:
- a CDS encoding lipocalin family protein, whose product MKKLILFGVFALLFASCKTSSITNTKTDRSSQVAIKGNWVISSVSYPGSEYIKVNSFQLADSQCFVGSTWKFISNNNKGEMALTKMGCPAFSSPITWFVNKDGQFVLKVLDAGEKAKRVRDGYVLGVANQSENSFQLIDKIDVGGKLTDVVYQFTKVN is encoded by the coding sequence ATGAAAAAATTAATCTTATTTGGAGTTTTTGCATTACTATTTGCATCGTGTAAAACTTCATCAATAACTAACACAAAGACGGATAGGTCTTCACAGGTTGCAATTAAAGGAAACTGGGTTATCAGTTCTGTTAGTTATCCCGGTTCTGAATACATTAAAGTAAATTCCTTTCAGCTTGCCGATTCGCAATGTTTTGTAGGAAGTACGTGGAAATTCATTTCAAACAACAACAAGGGAGAAATGGCATTGACCAAAATGGGATGTCCTGCATTTAGCTCACCAATTACGTGGTTTGTCAACAAAGACGGACAATTTGTCCTAAAAGTTCTTGATGCGGGTGAAAAAGCAAAAAGAGTTAGAGATGGTTATGTATTAGGCGTAGCTAACCAGTCAGAAAACTCATTCCAGTTGATTGACAAAATTGACGTAGGTGGAAAACTGACAGATGTTGTATATCAATTCA
- the htpG gene encoding molecular chaperone HtpG: MTTGKINVSVENIFPLIKKFLYSDHEIFLRELVSNATDATLKLKHLANIGEAKVEYGNPIIEVKVDKDGKKIHIIDQGLGMTAEEVEKYINQVAFSGAEEFLEKYKDSAKDSGIIGHFGLGFYSAFMVAEKVEIITKSYKDEPAAHWTCDGSPEFTLEPSDKTSRGTEIILHIAEDSLEFLEEGRISGLLQKYNKFMPVPIKFGTRTETLPKPENAPDDYVAETIEVDNIINNPNPAWTKQPSDLTDEDYKNFYRELYPMQFEEPLFNIHLNVDYPFNLTGILYFPKMTGDLQIQKDKIQLYQNQVFVTDNVEGIVPEFLTMLKGVIDSPDIPLNVSRSYLQADGAVKKISNYITRKVADKLKSLFTENREDFEQKWNDIKIVLEYGMLSEPKFYEKAGAFALYPTVDGKYYTLEELKEKTKETQTDKNGNLVILYASNTDAQHSYIAEAQAKGYEVLLLDSPIISHLIQKLEADNEKLTFARVDADHINNLIKKEEETISKLSDEEKEKLKTELEGVISDKKYSIQLEALDSQSAPFVITQPEFLRRMKEMSQTGGGGMFGMGNMPEMYNLVVNTNHELASNILNSKDKSHQEALVKQALDLAKLSQNLLKGEELTAFVKRSFELIK; encoded by the coding sequence ATGACAACAGGAAAAATTAATGTTTCGGTAGAAAACATTTTCCCGCTTATCAAAAAGTTCTTATACAGCGACCATGAAATTTTCTTACGTGAGTTGGTTTCCAATGCTACAGACGCTACTTTAAAACTAAAGCATCTTGCTAATATTGGCGAGGCAAAAGTAGAATATGGAAATCCGATTATCGAGGTAAAGGTTGACAAGGATGGCAAGAAAATCCATATTATTGACCAGGGCTTGGGTATGACGGCAGAAGAAGTAGAAAAGTACATCAACCAGGTGGCTTTCTCCGGGGCGGAGGAATTTCTTGAAAAATATAAAGATTCTGCCAAAGATTCAGGAATTATTGGACATTTTGGTCTTGGTTTCTATTCTGCATTTATGGTAGCAGAAAAAGTTGAAATCATTACTAAATCCTATAAAGACGAACCGGCTGCTCATTGGACGTGTGACGGAAGTCCTGAATTTACATTGGAACCATCCGACAAAACTTCACGCGGAACCGAAATCATACTGCATATTGCAGAAGATTCTCTCGAATTTCTTGAAGAAGGAAGAATTTCAGGATTGTTGCAGAAATACAACAAATTTATGCCTGTTCCAATTAAATTCGGAACAAGAACTGAAACGCTTCCAAAACCGGAAAATGCTCCGGATGATTATGTAGCCGAGACTATTGAAGTGGATAACATCATCAATAATCCTAATCCGGCATGGACCAAACAACCGTCTGACCTTACGGATGAAGATTATAAGAATTTCTACAGAGAATTGTATCCGATGCAGTTTGAAGAACCGCTTTTCAATATCCATTTGAATGTTGATTATCCTTTTAACCTGACCGGTATTCTGTATTTCCCAAAAATGACAGGCGACCTGCAGATACAAAAAGACAAAATCCAACTGTATCAGAATCAGGTTTTCGTAACCGACAATGTAGAAGGAATCGTGCCTGAATTCCTGACCATGCTGAAAGGAGTTATCGATTCTCCGGATATCCCGTTAAACGTTTCACGTTCGTACCTGCAAGCTGACGGTGCCGTGAAAAAGATTTCCAATTACATTACCCGAAAAGTAGCCGACAAGCTAAAATCACTTTTTACTGAAAACCGTGAAGATTTTGAGCAAAAATGGAACGATATCAAAATTGTATTGGAATACGGAATGCTGTCTGAGCCTAAGTTTTACGAAAAAGCAGGCGCATTTGCATTATATCCAACCGTTGACGGCAAATATTATACGCTGGAGGAATTAAAAGAGAAAACAAAAGAAACGCAAACCGACAAAAATGGCAATCTTGTCATTTTATATGCTTCTAACACAGATGCTCAGCACAGTTATATAGCCGAAGCTCAGGCCAAAGGCTATGAAGTATTGCTTTTGGATTCGCCAATCATTTCACACCTTATCCAAAAATTGGAGGCTGATAATGAAAAGCTGACATTTGCGCGTGTTGATGCCGACCATATTAATAACCTAATCAAGAAAGAAGAAGAAACGATTTCCAAACTTTCTGATGAGGAAAAAGAAAAGCTTAAAACCGAACTGGAGGGCGTTATTTCGGATAAGAAATATTCTATCCAATTGGAAGCGTTAGACAGCCAGTCGGCGCCATTTGTGATTACACAACCCGAATTTCTTCGCCGTATGAAAGAAATGAGCCAGACCGGAGGTGGCGGTATGTTTGGAATGGGCAACATGCCGGAAATGTACAATCTGGTGGTTAACACCAACCATGAATTGGCTTCCAACATATTGAATTCTAAAGACAAGTCACATCAGGAAGCCTTGGTTAAACAAGCACTTGATTTGGCAAAACTGTCTCAAAACCTATTAAAAGGTGAAGAACTGACTGCTTTTGTAAAGAGAAGCTTTGAGTTGATTAAGTAA
- a CDS encoding murein L,D-transpeptidase catalytic domain-containing protein translates to MIQRTLLFVSLYLISCGEGPAAVKNNKKRDYATFHKEAKAFCKKEKFNEDYYFLVDLSVHSGKNRFYIYDFKTGKISDEKLVTHGSCDAGQVNDTKWEKVKFSNKDNSHCSSKGKYKIGKRDSSTWGIKIKYWLHGLEETNSNAVDRIIVLHSWSAISNTEIFPKYTPLSWGCPAVSDDFMKVLDKKLQKTNKPVLLWIID, encoded by the coding sequence ATGATTCAAAGAACCCTCCTGTTTGTGTCCTTATACTTAATTAGTTGTGGTGAAGGACCTGCTGCTGTTAAGAACAATAAAAAACGCGACTATGCGACATTCCACAAGGAAGCAAAGGCATTTTGTAAAAAAGAGAAATTTAACGAAGACTATTATTTTCTGGTCGATCTGAGTGTTCATTCCGGTAAAAACAGATTTTACATTTATGATTTCAAAACCGGTAAAATTAGTGATGAAAAACTTGTGACACATGGAAGTTGCGACGCAGGTCAGGTAAACGATACCAAATGGGAGAAGGTGAAATTCAGCAATAAAGACAATAGCCACTGCTCGTCAAAAGGAAAATACAAGATAGGGAAGAGAGATTCCAGTACCTGGGGCATCAAGATAAAATATTGGCTGCATGGATTGGAAGAAACAAACAGCAATGCAGTAGACAGGATAATTGTGCTGCATTCCTGGAGTGCCATTTCCAATACGGAAATCTTCCCGAAATATACACCCCTGAGTTGGGGCTGTCCGGCGGTATCGGATGATTTTATGAAAGTTCTTGATAAAAAGCTTCAAAAAACAAACAAGCCGGTACTGTTATGGATTATTGATTGA
- a CDS encoding EamA family transporter, with protein sequence MLGNRVLKGVLLVGLGATSYGMLATFVKMAYGEGYTTAEVTSSQFLFGIIGILLINAFQKSRKDNVVIKASKKNITHLMIAGTSTGLTSIFYYLAVRYIPVSIGIVLLMQTVWMGVLLEMFLEKKLPSATKIVAVVIVLIGTALATNLINTEADLDWRGIAWGLMAAASFTTTMFTANRIAVGISSAQRSLYMLLGGGIIVLTFALITQNTPFDTSIFLKWGIVLSLFGTIIPPMLLNAGFPLTGIGLGSIVSSLELPVSVLMAFFLLNEEVVFLQWVGIVLIILAIVIMNVKFRKQKS encoded by the coding sequence ATGTTAGGAAATAGAGTACTAAAAGGAGTTCTTCTTGTAGGCTTAGGCGCTACAAGTTATGGAATGCTGGCCACTTTTGTAAAGATGGCTTATGGCGAAGGCTATACAACAGCCGAAGTCACTTCATCGCAGTTTTTGTTCGGAATTATAGGGATACTTCTCATCAATGCTTTTCAAAAATCGAGAAAAGACAACGTGGTGATTAAAGCCTCCAAAAAGAACATCACACATTTGATGATTGCCGGTACATCTACCGGGTTGACCAGTATCTTTTATTATCTTGCCGTTCGTTACATTCCTGTTTCTATAGGAATCGTATTGCTCATGCAGACCGTCTGGATGGGTGTTCTTTTAGAAATGTTTCTTGAAAAAAAGCTTCCTTCTGCTACAAAGATTGTTGCGGTTGTTATTGTATTGATTGGCACAGCTTTGGCCACAAACCTTATCAATACTGAAGCAGACTTAGACTGGCGCGGAATTGCCTGGGGATTAATGGCCGCGGCTTCTTTTACAACTACTATGTTTACGGCTAACAGAATTGCTGTTGGAATTTCATCGGCACAAAGAAGCCTTTATATGCTTTTGGGAGGCGGAATCATTGTACTTACGTTTGCACTGATTACCCAAAACACACCTTTTGATACGAGCATTTTCTTAAAATGGGGAATCGTACTTTCTCTATTTGGAACTATCATACCTCCAATGCTTTTAAATGCAGGATTTCCGCTTACAGGCATTGGATTAGGAAGTATTGTTTCTTCACTCGAACTTCCTGTTTCCGTGCTTATGGCCTTCTTTCTGCTTAATGAAGAAGTCGTATTTCTGCAATGGGTGGGCATTGTACTTATTATCCTCGCCATTGTCATTATGAATGTCAAATTCAGGAAACAAAAATCTTAA
- a CDS encoding sensor histidine kinase: protein MGKISLKTTIDITFIVIVASFAILAYSIHSRSQSVKQNRMIVNHTSNINSVLEKVLSSTIDIETGARGYTITGDENYLEVYNHGHKNLEIWIDSLRSMNETDEYQSKKLDTLEKLIESKQKVSAMVIKTRREYGMEEAAALIKKGRGKEVMDSIRRSIRDYQKQAVLILSDNLAQTEENVQARNNRFFLFIFVTFGILIFAYIKIRQNTQRLLLDKIIQENLMDELTIQNQQLNDFANITSHNLRSPASNITALIATIEKDSPIEEYKTIFEMLRKVAQNLNDSLNQLMEVLHIKKNKVEKELLSFQQIYSKTIESLQGEILKSGAIIKADFKEVAEIAYSRIYLESIFHNLISNALKYRALERTPEITIRSERKNNIVYLYVIDNGLGIDLNKNGHKIFGMNQIFHNHPEAKGIGLFMTKTQIESMKGKITVASEVNIGTTFTVMFGT from the coding sequence ATGGGAAAAATATCTCTAAAAACCACTATTGACATAACCTTCATTGTTATTGTCGCTTCTTTTGCAATTCTTGCCTACTCCATTCACAGCCGTTCACAATCTGTAAAGCAAAACAGGATGATTGTTAACCATACGAGCAACATCAACAGCGTTCTTGAAAAAGTGCTTTCCAGCACTATCGATATCGAAACAGGAGCACGCGGCTATACGATTACCGGAGATGAAAACTATCTGGAAGTATACAACCACGGCCATAAAAATCTTGAAATCTGGATTGATTCACTTCGTTCTATGAACGAAACCGATGAATACCAGAGCAAAAAACTTGATACGTTAGAAAAGCTAATCGAATCTAAGCAAAAAGTGAGCGCTATGGTAATCAAGACACGAAGGGAATATGGCATGGAAGAAGCCGCCGCTTTGATTAAAAAAGGCCGTGGTAAAGAAGTTATGGACTCCATAAGAAGGTCAATCCGTGATTATCAAAAACAGGCTGTACTCATCTTATCAGACAATCTTGCCCAGACAGAAGAAAATGTACAGGCACGAAACAACCGTTTCTTCTTGTTTATTTTTGTCACCTTTGGAATACTGATTTTTGCATATATAAAAATCAGACAAAACACCCAACGCCTGCTATTGGATAAAATCATTCAGGAAAATCTGATGGATGAGCTTACCATACAAAACCAACAGCTTAATGATTTCGCCAACATTACTTCACACAATCTTCGTTCGCCTGCTTCAAACATTACAGCCTTGATTGCCACTATTGAAAAGGACAGCCCAATTGAAGAGTATAAGACGATTTTTGAAATGCTTAGAAAGGTTGCGCAGAACCTGAACGACTCGCTAAACCAGTTGATGGAAGTACTACATATCAAAAAAAATAAAGTTGAAAAAGAACTATTGTCATTCCAACAGATTTATTCCAAGACAATTGAATCGCTGCAAGGTGAAATACTAAAATCCGGCGCAATTATTAAGGCCGATTTTAAAGAGGTAGCGGAAATAGCCTATTCCAGAATTTATCTGGAAAGCATTTTCCATAACCTTATCAGCAATGCTTTAAAATACAGGGCGCTGGAAAGAACACCGGAAATTACAATTCGTTCTGAAAGGAAAAATAATATTGTTTATCTTTATGTTATCGATAACGGACTTGGAATCGACCTGAACAAAAACGGTCACAAGATTTTTGGCATGAACCAGATTTTCCATAATCACCCGGAAGCCAAGGGCATCGGGCTTTTTATGACGAAAACACAAATCGAAAGCATGAAAGGAAAAATCACTGTAGCCAGCGAAGTCAATATCGGGACCACATTTACGGTCATGTTTGGAACATAA
- a CDS encoding sterol desaturase family protein, translating to MNDIVDYFSTIPSLHRGLILVGGIAIFWMIENAFPLFRFNYKKWNHAGINIFFTLTTIIVNFILAFILLLASEWALKNNFGVLEWLPELPLWLYTLTGLLLLDLIGAYLAHLVQHKTRWLWHFHLIHHTDTWVDTTTANRHHPGESVVRFVFTAAAVLITGAPMWLAFLYQSLSVVFSQFNHANISLPEKLDKYISYIIVSPNMHKVHHHYVLPYTDSNYGNIFSIWDRLFGTFLTLPKEKIVYGVDTHMEASENNRLSNLVAIPFQKHRSPQVLPEEKI from the coding sequence ATGAATGATATTGTCGATTATTTCTCAACCATTCCTTCACTCCATAGAGGACTTATATTGGTTGGTGGCATTGCAATCTTTTGGATGATTGAAAATGCATTTCCATTATTCCGGTTTAATTATAAAAAATGGAATCATGCGGGAATCAATATCTTTTTCACCCTGACTACCATAATCGTAAATTTCATTTTGGCTTTTATCCTGCTTCTGGCTTCGGAATGGGCATTGAAAAATAATTTCGGAGTCCTGGAATGGCTGCCGGAACTTCCCTTATGGCTTTACACGTTAACAGGATTATTGCTTCTTGACCTGATAGGGGCTTATCTGGCACATCTTGTACAGCATAAAACCCGTTGGCTCTGGCATTTCCACCTCATTCATCATACGGATACCTGGGTAGATACAACTACCGCAAACAGGCACCATCCGGGAGAAAGTGTTGTCCGTTTTGTATTTACGGCAGCAGCAGTATTAATAACAGGCGCTCCAATGTGGCTTGCTTTTTTATACCAATCACTGTCGGTTGTGTTTTCCCAATTCAATCATGCCAATATTTCGCTTCCGGAAAAACTTGACAAATACATCAGCTACATTATCGTTTCTCCTAATATGCATAAAGTACACCATCATTATGTCTTGCCTTATACTGACTCTAATTATGGCAACATCTTCTCTATATGGGACAGGCTTTTTGGTACGTTTTTGACACTCCCGAAAGAAAAAATTGTTTATGGTGTTGACACTCACATGGAAGCTTCTGAAAACAACCGATTGTCTAATTTAGTAGCTATCCCTTTTCAAAAACACCGGTCACCCCAGGTTCTTCCCGAAGAAAAAATTTAA
- a CDS encoding DUF2805 domain-containing protein, producing the protein MKKGKNIELTREENEKLVTLALEERNPFEIIKKELGLAEKDVIEIMKKRLTADKFELWKKKAMASKPKPKPPKIDDFDEDLDGKYYIKNKFD; encoded by the coding sequence ATGAAAAAAGGCAAAAACATTGAGCTGACTCGAGAGGAAAATGAAAAGCTTGTTACCTTGGCTTTGGAAGAAAGAAATCCTTTTGAGATTATTAAAAAAGAGTTAGGATTAGCCGAAAAGGATGTAATCGAAATAATGAAGAAAAGACTTACCGCAGATAAATTTGAGCTGTGGAAGAAAAAAGCAATGGCCAGCAAGCCAAAACCAAAACCGCCAAAGATTGATGATTTTGATGAAGATTTGGACGGAAAATACTACATCAAGAATAAATTTGATTAA
- a CDS encoding DUF2089 family protein, translating into MTPKLPIHCPSCSDSLSVSQLKCGNCQTTVSGNYSLPFYLQLSEEEQNFILQFFLSSGSLKEMAVQMGNSYPTVRNKLDDIIEKIKKLKSGNQ; encoded by the coding sequence ATGACACCAAAACTCCCAATTCATTGCCCCAGTTGCAGTGACTCACTTTCCGTATCACAGTTGAAGTGCGGAAACTGCCAGACTACCGTTTCCGGTAACTATTCACTACCCTTTTATCTTCAGCTTTCTGAAGAGGAGCAGAATTTTATTCTTCAATTTTTTCTTAGCAGCGGCAGCCTTAAAGAAATGGCCGTTCAGATGGGCAATAGCTACCCAACTGTCAGGAACAAACTGGACGATATTATCGAAAAAATAAAAAAACTCAAATCCGGAAACCAATGA